The Blautia hydrogenotrophica DSM 10507 genome window below encodes:
- a CDS encoding ABC transporter permease has product MKHYLDLIPISEKVHRRQSRMTRACIFLAVFLVTVIFSMADMQIRTEKNQAIQSDGKWHACFAGLTEEEGQLLSARPKIQEISWYGVTNYGLDMGYTVSGTQTVLCGFDKSFLELFPVAKTTQGTYPVKDNEVIATESLKDQLGIQIGDTLSLKTPDRVLTLTVCGFTKNTSMLTKHDAFGLFFNTSGYQKFFSEDTLASDSVYYVQFTPYCNIQKEISEIQTQFGLYEKQITQNTKLLAMMFQSNDSYMLQLYLTAAVLAFLVMVAGILMITSSLNSNISQRIEFFGLMRCLGATSKQIRRFVIREALCWCKTAVFLGLTASILVTWGLCAMLRFLSPGLFLQMPAFSVSWASLILGLSIGLITVLLAAISPAKKASRVSPLTAVSGNTHAFAQPSNKSASTRLFSVEIALGIHHAAGSKKNLILMAGSFAFSIILFLAFSPAVSFLNHAFNPLKPYAPDLTISSDDSSLTISKNLASQIAEHPAVKRVYGRSISSNLTVRTKGKDLAVNLVSYEEHQLQWAKDALLEGETKQPKVERSLIFTVYSQDNPLTLHSTFSVNADSSKEFSVDGVVSSYPFHSMDGTPTIICSEPLFLELTGKNGYSVIDVQLKKEASDEDVQELRTLLPEGVSFSDLRLSNQETTGAFYSCALFIYGFLVVIALISVFNIVNSIALSVTSRIQQYGSMRAIGMSSRQLTKMVAAEAMTYGFCGILAGCAAGLPLNRFLFQRLVSFRWGDAWTLPVFALLVILSVVLLSVLLSILGPTRRIRNLVIVDTINDL; this is encoded by the coding sequence ATGAAACATTATCTTGATTTGATTCCTATTTCGGAAAAGGTACATCGAAGACAGAGCCGTATGACCCGGGCCTGCATCTTTCTGGCAGTTTTTCTCGTCACGGTCATCTTCAGCATGGCTGACATGCAGATTCGAACGGAAAAAAACCAGGCCATACAGTCTGATGGAAAGTGGCATGCGTGCTTCGCAGGACTCACGGAGGAGGAAGGTCAGCTTCTGTCCGCACGCCCCAAAATTCAAGAGATCTCCTGGTACGGAGTGACAAACTACGGCCTCGACATGGGGTACACCGTTTCCGGCACGCAGACCGTTCTGTGCGGTTTTGACAAATCCTTCCTTGAGCTTTTTCCCGTGGCCAAGACAACCCAAGGAACCTATCCGGTCAAGGACAACGAAGTCATAGCCACAGAAAGCCTGAAAGACCAGCTGGGCATACAAATCGGTGACACCTTGTCTTTGAAAACTCCTGACCGCGTCTTGACTCTCACGGTCTGCGGCTTTACAAAAAATACTTCCATGCTGACAAAGCATGACGCCTTCGGCCTTTTTTTCAACACCTCCGGCTACCAGAAGTTTTTTTCAGAAGACACCCTGGCCTCCGACAGTGTCTACTATGTCCAGTTCACCCCTTACTGCAACATTCAAAAAGAAATTTCTGAAATTCAGACACAGTTTGGCCTCTACGAGAAACAGATCACACAAAATACGAAGCTTCTGGCTATGATGTTCCAAAGCAACGACTCTTATATGCTTCAGTTATATCTGACTGCCGCCGTTCTCGCCTTCCTGGTGATGGTCGCCGGCATTTTGATGATCACCAGCAGCCTGAACAGCAATATCTCCCAGAGAATTGAATTCTTTGGCCTGATGCGTTGTCTGGGCGCGACATCAAAACAAATCCGGCGTTTTGTCATACGGGAAGCGCTCTGCTGGTGCAAAACCGCAGTTTTTCTAGGCCTTACGGCAAGCATCCTCGTGACCTGGGGACTGTGCGCTATGCTCAGATTCCTAAGCCCCGGCCTCTTTTTGCAGATGCCTGCCTTCAGTGTCAGCTGGGCCAGCCTCATTCTCGGTCTGTCCATTGGGCTGATAACGGTCCTGCTGGCCGCGATTTCCCCCGCAAAGAAGGCCTCGAGGGTGTCCCCTTTGACCGCCGTCAGTGGCAATACTCACGCCTTCGCCCAGCCTTCTAACAAATCTGCGAGCACCCGGCTTTTTTCTGTGGAAATCGCCCTTGGCATCCACCATGCGGCAGGGAGCAAAAAGAACTTGATTTTGATGGCTGGTTCCTTTGCGTTCAGTATCATCCTGTTCCTAGCTTTCAGTCCCGCCGTCAGTTTCTTAAACCATGCCTTTAACCCATTAAAACCCTATGCCCCGGATCTGACCATTTCCAGCGACGACAGCAGTCTCACCATCTCAAAAAATCTAGCTAGTCAGATAGCAGAACATCCGGCTGTCAAACGAGTTTATGGACGGAGTATTTCTTCAAACCTGACAGTCAGAACAAAGGGAAAAGACCTTGCTGTCAATCTGGTCTCCTATGAAGAACATCAGCTTCAATGGGCCAAAGACGCCCTGCTGGAAGGAGAAACGAAACAACCCAAGGTGGAAAGATCCTTGATCTTCACGGTCTATTCCCAGGATAATCCGCTGACGCTTCACAGCACGTTTTCTGTGAATGCAGACTCCTCAAAAGAGTTCTCTGTGGACGGAGTGGTGTCTTCCTACCCGTTTCACTCCATGGACGGGACACCGACCATAATCTGTTCAGAACCGCTGTTCCTGGAGCTGACGGGAAAGAACGGCTACTCTGTCATAGATGTTCAGCTAAAAAAAGAAGCCTCAGACGAAGATGTCCAAGAGCTTCGCACTCTGCTCCCAGAAGGCGTTTCCTTTTCCGACCTCAGATTGAGCAATCAGGAGACCACTGGAGCTTTCTACTCCTGCGCACTGTTCATCTACGGTTTCTTGGTGGTGATCGCTTTGATCTCTGTCTTCAACATCGTCAACAGCATTGCCCTGAGCGTCACCTCCAGAATCCAGCAGTATGGCTCCATGCGTGCAATCGGAATGAGCAGCCGGCAGCTCACAAAAATGGTAGCGGCCGAGGCTATGACCTACGGATTCTGTGGAATTCTCGCCGGCTGCGCAGCCGGACTCCCGCTGAACCGTTTTCTCTTTCAGCGGCTGGTCTCCTTCCGCTGGGGCGATGCCTGGACTCTGCCTGTCTTTGCGCTGCTTGTGATCCTCTCGGTCGTTTTACTGTCCGTACTGCTCTCCATTCTTGGACCCACAAGACGCATCCGTAACCTGGTGATCGTGGATACCATCAATGACTTATGA
- a CDS encoding ABC transporter ATP-binding protein, with the protein MEILRVEKLCKTYHTGAIQIKALQNVSFTLQKGEFAAVVGESGSGKSTLLNCIGGLDVPTSGKIYLDKEDLFSMDETKRTIYRRQNIGFIFQSFHLISELNVEQNIIFPLLLDHQKPDKEQVNEILRLLGLLDRRHHLPSQLSGGQQQRVAIGRALITRPALILADEPTGNLDSKNSQDVMELLLEASRRYQQTVLMITHNANLAAGADHVLNVTDGILRDLGRLENETLS; encoded by the coding sequence ATGGAAATACTGAGAGTAGAAAAACTCTGCAAGACCTATCACACAGGGGCCATCCAGATCAAAGCCCTGCAAAATGTGTCTTTCACTCTGCAAAAGGGGGAATTCGCAGCCGTTGTCGGAGAATCCGGCTCAGGAAAAAGTACTCTGCTAAACTGTATTGGCGGACTGGACGTTCCCACTTCCGGCAAAATATACCTGGACAAAGAAGATCTCTTCTCCATGGATGAAACCAAAAGAACGATCTACCGGCGACAGAACATCGGATTTATCTTTCAGTCCTTTCACCTGATCTCCGAGTTAAATGTGGAACAGAATATCATCTTTCCCCTGCTTTTAGACCATCAAAAACCTGACAAAGAACAGGTAAATGAGATTCTTCGCCTGCTTGGACTCCTCGACCGCCGGCACCATCTTCCCAGTCAGCTATCCGGCGGCCAGCAGCAGCGGGTGGCTATCGGCCGGGCCCTTATCACAAGGCCCGCCTTGATATTGGCAGACGAGCCCACGGGAAACCTGGACTCCAAAAATAGCCAGGATGTAATGGAGCTGCTCTTAGAGGCTTCCCGCCGTTACCAACAGACCGTCCTGATGATTACCCACAACGCAAACCTAGCCGCCGGCGCGGACCATGTTCTGAATGTCACTGACGGTATTCTGAGAGATCTGGGGAGGCTTGAAAATGAAACATTATCTTGA
- a CDS encoding sensor histidine kinase, which produces MNPLNERQTRGYFLFLAVFSAILVFLAFLGGWVQTQLLGEAIAQREAAIASSLTEQGVPLTALATAFKNTEVTKSGLSFLTKIGHSKDTPIWLTASTDKSSAWFLTFGVCAMLLTAILLAVSFFHLSRRERLYTQAADILSKFAAGDFSVRLPRNQPGALYRMFTRADQLAMALYSQNEAEHKSQEFLKQTISDISHQLKTPLSALSMYLEILQNETENPGTVRKFSEKALRSLSRIENFIQTLLKIARLDADSISFESKPCNISSLAAQATEEFRTQAASENKKLLMEGPSDAYLLCDSLWTKEALANLVKNALEHTSSGSTIRITWQNTSLTTRILVSDDGCGIPPEDIHHIFKRFYRSQTPSHSQGIGLGLPLAKAIVEGQSGILSVQSHPGEGTTFTMSFLTKP; this is translated from the coding sequence ATGAATCCCCTGAACGAACGGCAGACCCGCGGTTACTTTTTATTTCTGGCAGTGTTTTCTGCCATTCTAGTTTTCCTCGCATTTCTGGGCGGCTGGGTACAGACGCAGCTGCTAGGGGAAGCCATTGCACAGCGGGAGGCTGCCATTGCCTCTTCTTTGACAGAACAGGGAGTGCCTCTAACTGCTCTAGCTACTGCCTTTAAAAACACCGAAGTAACGAAAAGCGGTCTGAGCTTTCTCACCAAAATTGGACACTCTAAGGACACTCCCATCTGGCTTACTGCCTCCACAGATAAGAGCTCTGCCTGGTTCCTGACCTTTGGTGTCTGCGCTATGCTGCTGACTGCCATCCTGCTGGCCGTCTCCTTTTTCCATCTTTCTAGGAGGGAACGGCTCTATACCCAGGCGGCAGATATCCTCTCCAAATTCGCTGCCGGAGACTTCAGCGTCCGGCTTCCCCGAAACCAGCCGGGCGCCCTCTATCGGATGTTCACCCGGGCTGACCAGTTGGCCATGGCCCTCTATTCTCAAAACGAAGCGGAACATAAATCCCAAGAATTTCTCAAACAGACCATCTCCGACATCTCCCATCAGCTGAAGACGCCACTATCCGCCCTCAGCATGTACCTAGAGATTCTGCAAAATGAGACAGAGAATCCCGGCACCGTACGAAAATTTTCTGAGAAAGCGTTGCGTTCCCTGTCCAGAATAGAAAATTTCATCCAGACACTCCTGAAAATCGCCCGCCTGGACGCAGACAGCATTTCCTTTGAGAGCAAGCCCTGTAACATTTCCTCTCTGGCTGCGCAGGCCACAGAGGAATTTCGGACCCAAGCCGCTTCAGAAAATAAAAAGCTTCTGATGGAAGGCCCCTCAGACGCCTATCTGCTGTGCGATTCTCTGTGGACAAAAGAGGCTCTCGCAAACCTGGTTAAAAATGCTCTGGAACACACTTCTTCAGGTAGCACGATACGAATCACCTGGCAGAATACCTCTCTCACAACCAGAATTCTTGTGTCAGACGACGGCTGCGGAATTCCCCCTGAAGACATCCATCACATATTTAAGCGTTTTTACCGCAGCCAGACTCCTAGCCACAGCCAGGGCATCGGTCTGGGGCTTCCATTGGCCAAGGCAATCGTGGAAGGCCAGAGCGGAATTCTCTCCGTCCAGAGCCATCCCGGGGAAGGAACCACCTTCACAATGTCCTTCCTTACAAAACCGTAA
- a CDS encoding response regulator transcription factor codes for MNRLFLLEDDEDLIEGLTYTLKKNQFELDVARTVHSARRLLADQKNTAGCSLPKPYELLLLDVSLPDGTGFEICEELRKTGNLTPIIFLTAADEETSIIRGLDSGGDDYITKPFRIGELCSRIRALLRRSSHFSHSNPDLLLSGPLTIDLLASKTTLNGVPLELTGAEYRLLCLLVKNSGRILARSTILDVLWDGNGSFIDDNTLSVYIRRLREKLEQDPSHPEHLITVRGFGYQWKEAES; via the coding sequence TTGAACCGACTATTCCTTTTAGAAGACGATGAAGATTTGATCGAAGGCTTAACCTATACTCTCAAGAAAAACCAATTTGAACTGGATGTCGCGCGGACGGTGCACAGTGCGAGGCGGCTGCTGGCAGACCAGAAAAATACTGCCGGCTGCTCCCTGCCAAAGCCATATGAGCTCCTGCTGCTGGACGTATCTCTACCTGACGGTACAGGCTTTGAAATCTGCGAGGAGCTCAGAAAAACAGGCAACCTGACACCGATTATCTTTCTGACGGCTGCCGACGAAGAGACCAGCATCATCCGCGGCCTGGACAGCGGAGGCGACGACTACATCACCAAGCCTTTCCGAATCGGAGAGCTGTGTTCCCGCATCCGTGCCCTATTGAGAAGAAGTTCTCATTTTTCCCATTCCAACCCCGATTTGCTGCTCTCAGGTCCTCTGACCATTGATCTTCTTGCCAGCAAAACTACATTGAATGGAGTCCCCCTAGAGCTCACCGGAGCAGAGTATCGCCTGCTGTGTCTCCTAGTTAAAAATTCTGGGAGAATTCTTGCCCGCAGCACAATTTTGGATGTTTTGTGGGACGGCAACGGCAGCTTTATCGACGACAATACTCTGTCTGTCTACATCCGACGGCTCAGGGAAAAATTAGAACAGGACCCCTCTCATCCGGAACACCTGATAACAGTCCGAGGATTCGGATATCAATGGAAGGAGGCAGAATCATGA